The Sulfurimonas lithotrophica genome includes a region encoding these proteins:
- a CDS encoding 5'-nucleotidase: MPIDLSESLVIGISATALFDLSESDKIFQSKIINDPDTAIEEYRNYMLKNENEPLEDGTGMPLVKALLNLNKHKKDGDAPIVEVVVMSRNSPETGVRVLNEIRRRNLNISRSAFTAGESNVDYLEAFYVDLFLTTSEEDAQKVIDSNVCAAAIVKAPPKSNKHLKEDQVRFAFDADAVIFNEDSEIVNQTKGLPSFHENEDKNQDEPLAQGPHANLLKKLSKIQERLPGRIEYSPIKLAIMTARNSPAEMRVIKTLRSWNVYVDEAFFLGGLEKSRFLKAYKPHIFFDDQDSHLDPASGDVPSAKVLYPTISPLKKIIESKKSSK, encoded by the coding sequence ATGCCGATAGATCTTTCTGAATCACTTGTAATAGGGATTTCTGCCACAGCTTTATTTGATTTATCAGAATCTGATAAAATTTTTCAAAGCAAAATTATAAATGATCCCGATACTGCAATAGAAGAGTACAGAAACTATATGCTTAAAAATGAAAACGAACCCCTTGAAGACGGAACAGGCATGCCTCTTGTCAAAGCACTTTTAAATCTAAACAAACACAAAAAAGACGGTGATGCTCCAATAGTTGAAGTGGTCGTAATGTCAAGAAACAGCCCTGAAACAGGTGTACGTGTTTTAAACGAGATACGCAGACGAAATTTAAATATTTCACGTTCGGCATTTACCGCGGGTGAATCAAACGTAGATTATTTAGAAGCTTTTTATGTCGATTTGTTTTTAACTACGAGCGAAGAAGATGCACAAAAAGTAATAGACAGTAATGTTTGTGCGGCAGCTATCGTAAAAGCACCGCCTAAATCAAATAAGCATCTAAAAGAAGACCAAGTTCGTTTTGCATTTGATGCAGATGCAGTTATATTTAATGAAGATAGTGAAATAGTTAACCAGACAAAAGGTTTACCCTCCTTTCATGAAAATGAAGATAAAAATCAAGATGAACCTTTAGCTCAAGGTCCACATGCCAATCTTCTAAAAAAACTATCTAAAATCCAAGAAAGACTACCCGGACGTATAGAATACTCACCTATAAAACTGGCAATTATGACGGCACGAAACTCACCTGCGGAGATGCGGGTTATAAAAACATTAAGAAGCTGGAACGTATATGTAGATGAAGCATTTTTTTTAGGTGGGTTAGAAAAAAGCAGGTTTTTAAAAGCTTACAAACCGCATATATTTTTTGACGACCAAGATTCCCATTTAGACCCTGCTTCAGGTGATGTACCATCCGCAAAAGTACTCTATCCGACTATATCTCCTCTTAAGAAGATAATTGAGAGTAAAAAGAGTAGCAAATGA
- a CDS encoding nickel/cobalt transporter: MTIKTIIFTALLSYNLFACATCALMVPTAEVKLQLDIKDKSVKNIHFVWEFSDIYIDEIRAQYDKNKNSKLDKEELDIILDIKNNYLQNKNMLSKIKLIDSNENSKTLSPVYENFSLHIKNNQLIYTFDGKVDASLQEKSRLSFVFEDDEAFFSFVVTDINTTSKEPFYEANPYLFTANILFSYSGFNDKKIQVQKKNKTVDASSDINKTLVKEKLSQENILKKSIEKIKSLFESIKDESNPLTYISLLLFAYIYGVVHALGPGHGKTLVASYFLTNDKSYLKALFISLAIGVVHTFSAFFLTLAIYFFIDALFAQFIDNAVFYTTKISALIIIFIAVYLLLKKHKLYKELAKPKFTFSTAPHPQTCGCGSCKVDKDSTDAALIISAGIIPCPGTITIFIFSLSLGLYYAGFLSALVMSLGMSTIIFLSAVLSVYMRKKTDTNLKVKKFLEYGSLSIILILGLILLIG, from the coding sequence ATGACAATTAAAACTATTATTTTTACGGCTCTATTGTCTTATAATCTTTTTGCATGTGCGACATGTGCATTAATGGTACCTACGGCAGAGGTTAAACTGCAACTCGATATTAAAGATAAAAGTGTTAAAAACATCCATTTTGTATGGGAATTTTCGGATATTTATATAGATGAGATTAGAGCCCAATACGATAAAAACAAGAACTCAAAATTAGACAAAGAAGAGTTAGACATCATTTTAGATATAAAAAACAACTATCTGCAAAATAAAAATATGTTAAGCAAAATAAAATTAATAGATTCAAATGAAAATTCCAAAACACTTTCCCCTGTTTATGAAAATTTTAGCCTGCATATAAAAAACAATCAGCTAATATATACTTTCGATGGCAAGGTAGATGCGTCCCTACAAGAAAAGTCTAGATTATCTTTTGTTTTTGAAGATGATGAAGCTTTTTTTAGTTTTGTCGTTACAGATATAAATACAACTTCTAAAGAGCCGTTTTATGAGGCTAATCCATATCTATTTACCGCAAACATCCTCTTCTCCTATAGCGGTTTTAACGATAAAAAAATCCAAGTTCAGAAAAAAAACAAAACAGTAGATGCAAGTTCAGATATAAATAAAACGCTTGTAAAAGAGAAACTTTCACAGGAAAATATACTGAAAAAGAGTATAGAAAAAATAAAATCTCTTTTTGAATCTATAAAAGACGAATCAAATCCATTGACATATATCTCTCTTCTTCTATTTGCATATATATACGGGGTTGTACACGCCCTTGGACCTGGACACGGAAAAACATTGGTAGCTAGCTACTTTTTAACAAATGACAAATCATATCTAAAAGCTCTTTTTATATCGTTGGCAATCGGTGTAGTCCATACTTTTTCGGCATTTTTTCTGACACTAGCTATATACTTCTTTATTGATGCATTGTTTGCACAGTTTATAGATAATGCCGTTTTTTATACTACCAAGATATCCGCACTTATTATTATTTTTATAGCGGTATATCTGCTTTTGAAAAAACACAAGCTATATAAAGAGTTGGCAAAACCGAAATTTACTTTCTCAACTGCTCCACATCCTCAAACTTGCGGATGCGGTTCATGCAAGGTTGATAAAGACTCGACGGATGCAGCACTTATAATCTCTGCCGGCATCATACCCTGCCCAGGAACTATAACTATTTTTATATTTTCTCTATCGCTTGGACTATACTATGCCGGCTTTTTATCCGCACTCGTTATGAGTCTTGGTATGAGTACTATTATATTTTTATCTGCAGTTTTGAGTGTATATATGCGTAAAAAAACAGATACGAATCTAAAAGTTAAAAAGTTTTTGGAATATGGAAGTTTATCTATTATACTTATTCTTGGGCTGATTTTGCTTATTGGATAA
- a CDS encoding ester cyclase, giving the protein MTNREIVSAYYQMWNEKDFDKADKLCDEDIRFRGSLDITANGIEGFKEYAQMLTKAFPNLYHAIEISVFENDMAAIYVTYSGTHEGKIFDYEPTGRRISYSGASFIHIKNEKIYSINILGDLNSLHKQLSS; this is encoded by the coding sequence ATGACAAACAGAGAAATCGTATCGGCTTATTATCAAATGTGGAATGAAAAAGATTTTGATAAAGCGGATAAACTTTGCGATGAAGATATTCGTTTTCGAGGTTCACTCGATATTACGGCAAACGGAATTGAAGGTTTTAAAGAGTATGCTCAAATGCTAACAAAAGCATTTCCAAATCTTTATCATGCCATAGAAATATCTGTTTTTGAAAACGATATGGCAGCGATATACGTTACATACTCAGGTACGCACGAGGGTAAAATATTCGATTATGAACCAACAGGAAGAAGGATATCATACTCCGGTGCTTCATTTATACATATAAAAAACGAAAAGATTTACAGTATAAATATATTGGGTGACTTAAATTCGCTACATAAACAACTCAGTTCCTAA
- the abc-f gene encoding ribosomal protection-like ABC-F family protein: protein MALIDLLNISKHYEAQKILTEINFHIDEGERIVVIGKNGSGKSTLMKIVNGTLEQDDGERIIRQGLEVKMLDQRPVFEPEHNVRDAVEAGLKEINKAKKRYDELSHLIAEDFENKKLIDEHEKLSKYIEHHSAWNLDDKIERIIQHFDLKRYENKNINLLSGGEQRRVALASLLLQKPDILLLDEPTNHLDVYMVEFLEQLLLKERFTLVFISHDRYFIDKVATKTIEVEDEKLRQYSGGYSDYLTQKEEYLRTLQKQHENMLGLLKRENEWYSRGVRARLKRNEGRKERLMELREAAKTNPAQIRKMSLELQREAKHFNRDKSVNKQKMLFEVEDLGLTLGDKELLHDFNTRILQKDVIAIVGPNGSGKSTLLKALLGRIKPTHGTIKQGEFKIGYFDQHREMLDDDKNLIETFCPFGGDRVEVRGKNMHVYGYLKNFLFPREYLDKKIGVLSGGEKNRIALALLFTKNVDILILDEPTNDLDIPTINILEEQLVNFSGAVIIVSHDRYFVDKIAKKLFIFKKDKTIEESYQNYSEYLEIESELKQLDEMEREAESTSKKVEIKEQKSKPLRLTYKEKIALEKLPAEIEELEAKIDEKNNCIANPDCYQEIGLTKLASELEELETTYEQKVEELLTIEEKIEEIENQS from the coding sequence ATGGCTTTAATAGACCTATTAAATATATCAAAACATTACGAAGCACAAAAAATTTTAACAGAGATAAATTTTCATATAGATGAGGGTGAACGTATCGTTGTCATAGGTAAAAACGGCAGCGGTAAATCTACACTTATGAAAATTGTAAACGGCACGCTTGAGCAAGATGACGGTGAGCGTATAATTCGTCAGGGCTTAGAAGTTAAAATGCTAGATCAGCGTCCAGTATTTGAGCCTGAGCATAATGTAAGAGATGCTGTTGAAGCAGGACTAAAAGAGATAAACAAAGCCAAAAAAAGATATGATGAACTCTCACACCTTATAGCTGAAGATTTTGAAAATAAAAAACTTATAGATGAGCATGAGAAACTATCAAAATATATAGAGCATCACTCTGCTTGGAATTTGGATGATAAAATTGAACGCATCATCCAACATTTTGATTTAAAGCGATATGAGAATAAAAATATAAACCTCTTAAGCGGTGGGGAACAACGCCGTGTAGCCTTAGCTTCACTACTACTTCAAAAGCCCGACATATTACTACTTGATGAACCTACAAACCACCTTGACGTATATATGGTTGAGTTTTTAGAACAGCTTCTTTTAAAGGAGCGTTTTACTCTTGTGTTTATCTCTCACGATAGATATTTTATAGATAAAGTCGCAACAAAGACTATAGAAGTTGAAGATGAAAAACTAAGACAATATTCCGGCGGTTATTCAGACTACCTTACACAAAAAGAGGAATATTTACGTACACTGCAAAAGCAACATGAAAATATGCTTGGTCTTTTAAAAAGAGAAAATGAATGGTATTCCCGCGGAGTACGTGCAAGACTTAAAAGAAACGAAGGTCGAAAAGAACGTTTGATGGAGCTCCGCGAAGCTGCAAAAACAAATCCTGCTCAAATCCGTAAGATGAGCTTGGAACTTCAACGCGAAGCTAAACACTTCAACCGTGACAAAAGCGTAAATAAACAAAAGATGCTTTTTGAAGTTGAAGATTTGGGTTTAACTCTGGGTGATAAGGAACTTTTACACGATTTTAATACACGCATACTCCAAAAAGACGTAATAGCCATAGTAGGACCAAACGGAAGCGGAAAATCTACACTTCTTAAAGCCCTTCTTGGACGTATAAAACCAACACACGGTACTATAAAACAGGGTGAATTTAAAATAGGTTATTTTGACCAGCACCGTGAGATGCTAGATGATGATAAAAACCTTATAGAGACTTTTTGCCCTTTTGGCGGAGACAGGGTTGAAGTTCGCGGAAAAAATATGCATGTTTACGGATACCTTAAAAACTTTCTTTTTCCACGTGAATATCTGGATAAAAAGATAGGCGTACTCAGCGGAGGAGAAAAAAACCGTATAGCACTTGCCCTACTCTTTACCAAAAATGTAGATATTTTAATTCTTGATGAACCTACAAACGACTTAGACATTCCAACTATCAATATACTTGAAGAACAGCTTGTCAATTTCTCCGGTGCAGTCATAATAGTTAGTCACGATAGATATTTTGTAGATAAAATTGCAAAAAAATTATTTATATTTAAAAAAGATAAGACCATTGAGGAATCTTACCAAAACTATTCTGAGTATCTTGAAATCGAGAGTGAGTTAAAACAGCTAGACGAAATGGAAAGAGAGGCAGAATCTACATCTAAAAAAGTGGAAATAAAAGAGCAAAAAAGTAAACCTCTAAGACTGACATATAAAGAAAAAATAGCTTTGGAAAAACTACCTGCAGAAATAGAGGAACTCGAAGCTAAAATAGATGAAAAAAATAACTGTATAGCTAATCCTGATTGTTACCAAGAGATTGGGCTTACAAAACTAGCATCTGAGCTTGAGGAGTTAGAAACTACTTATGAGCAAAAAGTTGAAGAGCTACTTACCATAGAGGAAAAAATTGAAGAGATAGAGAATCAAAGTTAA
- a CDS encoding glucosaminidase domain-containing protein, with the protein MGLVFPVLAFSNETKVKKQSFYKLVVPAVNKVYAELDYRYKTLKKNIDNNNTNSSVVLKYMKKYKAKNYKDLLKRVKPHPKSIAIAQAAMESGWATSRFTKVANNLFGIWSYNKNEPRIPASVKRVDKTVYVKKYPSLTDSIRDYYFVLATGYAYAEFRELKMKTDDPFKLVKKLDMYSEKRSKYSEELIKVIKYNKLYKY; encoded by the coding sequence TTGGGGTTGGTTTTCCCGGTCTTAGCTTTTTCAAATGAAACAAAAGTAAAAAAACAAAGCTTTTATAAATTGGTAGTCCCTGCCGTAAATAAAGTGTACGCAGAACTAGACTACAGATACAAAACTCTCAAAAAAAATATAGATAATAACAATACAAACAGTTCTGTTGTCCTTAAGTATATGAAAAAATATAAAGCAAAAAACTATAAAGATTTACTAAAAAGAGTTAAACCGCATCCAAAAAGTATAGCTATAGCTCAAGCTGCTATGGAGAGTGGATGGGCAACTTCACGTTTTACAAAAGTTGCAAATAATCTTTTTGGTATTTGGTCATATAACAAAAATGAACCAAGAATTCCTGCAAGCGTAAAACGAGTAGATAAGACTGTATATGTAAAAAAATATCCTAGTCTAACCGACTCTATAAGAGATTATTACTTTGTTTTAGCAACCGGCTATGCATATGCGGAGTTTCGTGAATTGAAGATGAAAACCGATGACCCGTTTAAACTTGTTAAAAAGCTTGATATGTATTCAGAAAAGCGTTCCAAATACAGTGAAGAACTAATTAAAGTTATAAAGTATAATAAGCTTTATAAATATTAA
- a CDS encoding class II 3-deoxy-7-phosphoheptulonate synthase, giving the protein MGIWTPESWRSKPILQQPTYQDKEHLNRVLAELKTYPPLVFAGEAKRLKEQLADVVRGEAFLLQGGDCAESFSEFHANNIRDTFKVLMQMAVVMTYAGGVPVVKVGRLGGQFAKPRSSDTETIDGVTLDSYRGDIINGVEFSKEARVPDPERMIKAYNQASATQNLLRAFATGGMADLHKVHQWNLDFAHKSEAAEHYEKLAEEIETSLKFMQACGITSKTYRNLRETDFYTSHEALLLPYEEAFTRKDSLSGEWYNTAAHMVWIGDRTRQLDGAHVEYMKGINNPIGIKAGPSMDPEDLIKLANVLNPKNEAGRLNVIVRMGADKVGEGMPKLIRAVEREGLNVLWSCDPMHGNTIKSSNNYKTRPVDAVLKEMKQFFQVHKSEGTYGGGVHLEMTGKNVTECIGGSFVVREEDLSSRYHTHCDPRLNADQSLELAFLIADTLKEVRK; this is encoded by the coding sequence ATGGGTATTTGGACACCGGAAAGCTGGAGAAGTAAACCGATTTTACAACAACCGACATATCAAGATAAAGAACATTTAAACAGAGTTCTAGCAGAGTTAAAAACTTACCCACCACTTGTATTTGCAGGGGAAGCAAAAAGATTAAAAGAACAATTGGCAGATGTTGTTCGCGGAGAAGCATTTTTACTTCAAGGCGGTGACTGTGCTGAGAGTTTTAGCGAGTTTCATGCCAATAATATTCGCGATACTTTCAAAGTACTGATGCAAATGGCTGTTGTTATGACATATGCAGGTGGTGTCCCTGTTGTAAAAGTCGGTCGTTTGGGAGGACAGTTTGCAAAACCTCGCTCATCCGATACTGAAACGATAGACGGTGTTACACTTGATTCATACCGTGGAGATATTATAAACGGTGTTGAGTTCTCAAAAGAGGCTCGCGTACCGGATCCTGAACGTATGATAAAAGCTTATAACCAAGCATCAGCTACACAAAACCTACTTCGTGCTTTTGCTACGGGCGGTATGGCGGATTTACATAAAGTTCACCAGTGGAACCTTGATTTTGCGCATAAAAGTGAAGCAGCGGAACACTATGAAAAGCTGGCAGAAGAGATTGAAACTTCTTTAAAATTCATGCAGGCATGCGGAATTACGTCAAAAACTTATAGAAATTTGCGTGAAACAGATTTTTACACATCGCATGAAGCTCTTTTGCTTCCGTATGAAGAAGCATTTACGAGAAAAGATTCACTTAGCGGTGAATGGTACAATACTGCCGCACATATGGTTTGGATTGGGGATAGAACTCGTCAGCTTGACGGTGCTCACGTTGAATATATGAAGGGTATTAATAATCCTATAGGGATAAAAGCGGGACCTTCTATGGATCCTGAAGACTTAATCAAGCTAGCTAATGTATTAAATCCTAAAAATGAAGCTGGAAGATTAAATGTGATAGTTCGTATGGGTGCAGATAAAGTAGGTGAGGGTATGCCTAAACTGATTCGTGCGGTTGAGCGTGAAGGATTAAATGTACTTTGGTCGTGTGATCCGATGCACGGTAATACTATAAAATCATCTAACAATTATAAAACTCGTCCCGTAGATGCAGTTTTAAAAGAGATGAAACAGTTCTTCCAAGTTCATAAATCAGAAGGTACGTACGGCGGTGGTGTGCATCTGGAGATGACAGGTAAGAATGTAACCGAGTGTATAGGCGGTTCGTTTGTAGTAAGAGAAGAGGATTTGAGTTCTCGTTATCACACACATTGTGACCCGCGTTTAAATGCAGACCAATCTTTAGAACTGGCATTTTTAATTGCCGACACTTTAAAAGAAGTTAGAAAATAA
- a CDS encoding GGDEF domain-containing protein, which translates to MAINELKPLLDELCLNITDFLNENTEITKEHLSEYLKNSAKLISDISDNDLTSYNTQKNLLADNYKNIAKECLTSYEKTSSKISKLSEKHKEAIAACEIEPINLPKLTSKFNEIQNHMVDEVARANFIISELSTQIKDLEEKSNLDPLTKIYNRGALNKYLADMCENATDKYETHLLVIDIDDFKQINDEFGHIAGDKILIYISKILKRTLRDGDKVFRFGGEEFIVILNRIKDGECITIAKRLLRLVSENKLIYKGNNIGVTISIGATKLKVGDTPESFITRADKALYRSKHSGKNKISTEPI; encoded by the coding sequence ATGGCAATAAATGAATTAAAACCTCTCCTAGATGAATTGTGTTTAAATATAACGGATTTTCTTAACGAAAACACAGAAATAACCAAAGAACATTTATCCGAGTACTTAAAAAATTCTGCTAAATTAATATCTGATATTTCCGATAACGATTTAACTTCTTATAACACCCAAAAAAACTTACTTGCCGATAACTATAAAAACATTGCAAAAGAGTGTCTTACTTCTTATGAAAAAACCAGTTCTAAAATCTCTAAACTTTCCGAGAAACATAAAGAAGCCATAGCTGCATGTGAAATAGAACCTATTAATTTGCCTAAATTAACTTCGAAATTTAACGAAATTCAAAATCATATGGTTGATGAAGTAGCAAGAGCAAATTTTATAATCTCTGAACTCTCTACGCAAATTAAAGATTTAGAAGAAAAATCAAATCTTGACCCGCTTACAAAAATATACAACAGGGGTGCACTAAATAAATACTTGGCTGATATGTGTGAAAATGCAACCGATAAATACGAAACACATCTTTTGGTAATAGATATAGATGATTTTAAGCAGATAAATGATGAATTCGGGCATATAGCAGGCGATAAAATTCTTATTTATATATCAAAAATATTAAAAAGAACTCTAAGAGACGGAGATAAAGTTTTTAGATTCGGAGGCGAAGAATTTATAGTTATTCTAAACAGGATAAAAGACGGTGAATGTATAACAATCGCAAAAAGACTTTTAAGACTCGTAAGTGAGAATAAACTGATTTATAAAGGTAACAATATAGGTGTTACAATAAGTATAGGCGCTACAAAGCTCAAAGTAGGCGATACTCCGGAATCATTTATTACAAGAGCGGACAAAGCTTTATACAGATCAAAGCATTCAGGCAAAAATAAAATATCTACGGAGCCTATATAA
- a CDS encoding CvpA family protein, whose product MEVNYFDIIASAIILLLGLKGILNGFFKEVFGLLGIIGGIFIASRFGPEVGEYLNNLIFNFDNKGAIGFTGFLVTLGIFWLLMISTGLAFKKLSKISGLGVYDRILGFTFGASKFFLIAAVIAHAVYNVNSLRPTIDSAMQNSFLFPILTKTGSVIMKIDPVSVSDDINKTIDNATKTIEKQTQTIIDEKAKEIAKDVDNQIKEQFETNQKEIFNE is encoded by the coding sequence ATGGAAGTGAACTATTTTGATATTATTGCGAGTGCGATAATTCTACTTTTGGGATTAAAAGGAATTTTAAACGGTTTTTTTAAAGAAGTTTTCGGTTTACTGGGTATCATCGGAGGTATATTTATAGCTTCCAGATTCGGTCCTGAAGTAGGAGAATATTTAAATAATCTTATTTTTAATTTTGACAACAAAGGTGCTATAGGCTTTACCGGTTTTTTAGTTACCTTGGGTATCTTTTGGTTACTGATGATAAGTACAGGTTTAGCGTTTAAAAAATTAAGCAAGATAAGTGGACTTGGTGTATATGATAGAATTTTAGGCTTTACGTTCGGTGCAAGTAAGTTCTTTCTTATTGCTGCCGTAATTGCACATGCCGTTTATAACGTAAACTCGTTAAGACCTACCATTGATTCCGCAATGCAAAATTCATTTTTATTTCCTATACTTACCAAAACCGGTTCGGTTATAATGAAAATTGATCCGGTATCCGTTAGCGACGATATAAATAAGACTATCGATAATGCGACAAAAACAATTGAAAAACAAACTCAGACTATAATCGATGAGAAAGCAAAAGAGATCGCTAAAGATGTAGATAATCAAATCAAAGAGCAATTTGAAACAAATCAAAAGGAGATATTTAATGAGTGA
- a CDS encoding Fur family transcriptional regulator, which produces MSDISTNFSERTVEYNKLLEDFKKLLKKNNLKFTIQREVILESLYNSNEHLTPESLHQVLQKKYSELNIGIATVYRTLSLLEDSKMVTSLSFGAQGKKYELGAKNHHDHLICTRCSKITEFVDEQIEARQHKIADELGFKMQDHSMQIYGICKECQEKENK; this is translated from the coding sequence ATGAGTGATATTTCAACGAATTTTTCAGAACGTACAGTTGAGTATAATAAACTTTTAGAAGACTTTAAAAAACTTCTTAAAAAAAACAATCTAAAATTTACTATCCAAAGAGAAGTGATATTGGAATCTTTATACAATTCCAATGAGCATCTGACTCCTGAATCTTTGCATCAGGTACTGCAAAAAAAGTATTCTGAACTAAATATAGGGATAGCTACGGTTTATAGAACACTCTCCTTACTTGAAGATTCTAAAATGGTTACGTCTTTATCTTTTGGAGCACAAGGTAAAAAATATGAACTCGGGGCTAAAAACCATCATGACCATCTTATATGTACAAGATGTTCAAAGATAACAGAGTTTGTTGATGAACAGATAGAAGCCAGACAACATAAAATTGCTGATGAATTAGGTTTCAAGATGCAAGACCATTCCATGCAGATATACGGTATATGTAAAGAATGCCAAGAAAAAGAAAATAAATAA